The DNA sequence CCTCGCGGAGGCCGGGCGGGTTCTTAGATGCCCTGCTTCAGCGCGGCCTCGATGAACGCGTCGAGGTCGCCGTCGAGCACCTTCTGCGTGTTCGAGATCTCGACGTTGGTGCGCAGGTCCTTGATGCGGCTCTGGTCCAGCACGTAGCTGCGGATCTGGTGGCCCCAGCCGACGTCGGTCTTGGAGTCCTCCAGCTTCTGCTGCTCGGCCATGCGCTTGCGCAGCTCGTGCTCGTACAGGCGCGAGCGCAGCATCTGCCAGGCTTCCTCGCGGTTGCGGTGCTGCGAGCGGTCGTTCTGGCACTGCACGACGATGCCGGTCGGGATGTGGGTCAGCCGCACCGCCGAGTCGGTCTTGTTGATGTGCTGGCCGCCCGCGCCGGAGGCACGGAAGGTGTCGGTGCGCACGTCGGCCGGGTTGATCTCGATCTCGATCGAGTCGTCCACCTCGGGGTAGACGAACACGCTGGCGAACGAGGTGTGGCGCCCGCCCGAGGAGTCGAACGGGCTCTTGCGCACCAGCCGGTGCACGCCGGTCTCGCTGCGCAGGTAGCCGTAGGCGTACTCGCCCTCGACCTTGATCGTGGCGCTCTTGATGCCGGCGACGTCGCCTTCGGACTCCTCCATCACCTCGGCCTTGAAGCCCTTGCGCTCGCAGTAGCGCAGGTACTGGCGCAGCAGCATGGCGGCCCAGTCGCAGGCCTCGGTGCCGCCGGCGCCGGCCTGGATGTCGATGAAGCAGTTGTTCGGGTCGGCCGGGTTGCTGAACATGCGGCGGAACTCGAGCTGTTCCACTTCCGCGGTCAGCTGCTGGACCTCGGCCTCGATCGCCTCGAGGCTGGCCTCGTCGCCTTCCTCGCGCGACATCTCATAGAGCTCGGTGTTGTCCTTGAGCTCGGATTCGAGGCGGCTGATGGTCAGCACCACCGCCTCGAGCGACTTCTTCTCGCGGCCCAGATCCTGGGCGTGCTTGGGGTCGTTCCAGACCGCCGGATCCTCGAGCGCGGCGTTGACCTCGCTCAGGCGATGGGACTTGTTCTCCCAGTCAAAGATACCTCCGTAGTTCGGCGGTCCGGCGGGTCAGGTCTTCGAGCTGGGCCCCGAGGGCATTGATGCGTTCTGCGTCCATGGTGTGCTGTCCTTGTCGAAACCTTCGATTTTCTCATGCGCCCGCCGCATGGGCATCGGTCAGTCCCCGGGGGCGTCGAGGAAGGCCTCGATGCGCCGCGCCAGCGCCTCCGGCTGGTCGTGGTGCAGCATGTGCCCGGCCGGGCTCAGCACGTGCCGCTCGACGCGCGGCACCACCGCCAGGCGCGCCTCGAACTCGGTGCGCGGGTAGCGGTCGCCCCACCACCGGGCGACGTCGGTGCGGTCGCCCTCGACCCACAGCACCGGCGCGCCGATGCGCTGCCAGCAGGCCAGCACCTCCTCCTTGCGGTAGAGCACCGGGTTGACCCGCTTGTGCGCCGGGTCGCCCAAGATGACCCATTGGCCGCTGGCCTCGTCGCGCCGCGCCCAGTGCTGCGCGAGCCAGGCGGCGCGGTCGGGGCGCAGCAGGGGGTTGTTGCGGCACAGGCGCTCGGCCACCGCCTGCGGCGAGTCGTAGCTGCGCAGCCGCTGCGGGACCTTCAGCTCGTCCAGCCAGCGCCGGTAGCGCGACGGCGCCTCGTCCGGCGTGTTGCCGGGCATGCCGAAGCCCTCCAGGTTGACCAGCCGCCGGATGCGCTCCGGCCGGATGCCGGCATACAGCATCGCGACGTTGCCGCCCATGCTGTGCCCGAGCAGGTCGACCGGCTGGCCGGGGGCGAGCTGGTCCAGCAGCGCGTCCAGGTCGGCCAGGTAGTCGGCGAACCAGTAGGTGTCCGTGCCGGGCGCCTCGGTCAGCCCGAAGCCGCGCCAGTCCGGCGCGACCACGTGCCGCGGCGCGGCCAGCGCGTCGACGACGAACTGGAACGAGGCGCCCACGTCCATCCAGCCGTGCAGCATCACCAGCGGCGGACGTTCGGCACAGGCCAGGGCCGGGTCGCCCCAGCGGCGGACGTGGTAGCGCAGGCCGCGCACCGGCACGGTCTGGCTGGTGGACGGGCACAGGGGAACGTAGGGCTCGAATGGCGTCATGGTCGTGACATGTTGACCGAAAACGGCGCATCGTGCCGGCGGCCTGCTCCCTATAATGCGCCGCCGCTTCGACCAGAACCAGACATGCCGGGATTGAAGAAGTTGTTGCGCCGGTGGCGAAGCCCCAGGGTCCGCGAACACAGCATCGATGCTCCGATCACCTCGCGCGAGGACGTCGAGAGATGGGCCATGTGGAGCCGCCACGGCGAGAAGGTGGTCCTGCATGTGCCGGTCGAACGCCTCGTGATGCAGGGGGCGCTGCGCTACGCGGACACCGCCTCGCATCCGTTCCTCAGGGCCCTGGACGAAGGGGCCAGTGCGCTGCAGGCGTATTACGCCCAACGGCAGCCGCGCTCGTTCTGCGAGTTCTACGGCGTGTCGCCCACGGTGGCGGCGGACGAGCAGGTGCCCTGTTGGGAGCTGCCGTGGCTGCACCGCCTCCGGCGGGTGCCACCCCCCGGTGAGGCCGGCCTGGGTGCCGAGCACGGGGTGTCCTACTACGGGCCGGCGAGCCCCCGGAAGGTGGAGGTGGAATACCAGCGGCTGGCCTCGCTGAAGCAGCGCGTGCTCCGGATGGGGTACCTGCCGGAGGTCTACGGCCACATCGTCGGCTTCTTCATGCTGGACGATGCGGGCGAATACCGGTTCTTCGTGCGCGGGGGCAAGCATCGCACCGCGGTGCTGGCGCACCTGGGGCACCGTTCCATCCCGGTGACGTTCAAGCCCGACTGGCCCCGGATGGTGCGCGAGCGCGACGCCGCGTACTGGCCGCTGGTCGAGGACGGGGTACTGTCGGAGACCGTCGCGCGGGCTGCGTTCCGCCGCTACACCGGCCCCGGGTGGCCGTGGGCGACCACCACCGAGCCGGAACGTGCCGTGGAGATGGCGTAGCTGCCCGTTCCCGCAGGTTCCAGTACCCCGCTGCCGACCCGAGGAGGGCGGCCCGGCGCGTGGTCGTGACGCGGCCGTGTGTGCATCAGGAGCAGTCCGGAAGAACGGCGAGAGACTGAGCCGGCTGGGCCCTTGCCAGGGAGGAGTCCATCTTCTTTCCCCCCGCGAGGGAACACCGCTTCCTGTCCCTCGGCCGGATCGCCGCGTCAGGCCTGGCGGCCGGGGCCGCCCAGCCATTCGCGCTTGAGTTCCCGGGTGGGTACCGGCGAACGCCAGCGTCCGTGGGCCCAGTCGCGCAGGCGTATGCGCCAGAAGTGGTGGAAGGGGTCGAATGCCTCGTGCATGCGCGGCTCGCCGTGGAACTTCACGATCACTGCCTCGTCGACCATCCGGCGCGCCAGCCCGGGATCGCGCCGGCCGGTGCGCACCGCCTGCTTGTAGCTGATCACCTGTCCCGCCGGGAACAGATCGACGCGCGCCTGTGCGCCCCGCCGGGCGATCACGGCGTGCAGGAACTCCTGGTCGCCCAGGACCTTCTGCGGGTACCGTTCTCCGGCGACGAAGGCGTCGTAGACGAAGCGCAGCGGCTGCGGCCGGATGCGCATCACGCTGGAGTTGTAGCCCTCGTGGTGCCAGTCGTCGACGATGACCAGATCCTTGTCGCTGCCCGTGGCGAACTCGAGCAGCGGCCGCATGGCGCTCCGGATCACCAGCGTGAGGTCGAGGTAGAGGAACTCCTCGAAGGGCAGGTAGGCCGGGTTGAACAGCCCGAGCTTGCGGGTGGTGGTCCGCATGCCGGGCCGGTCCAGCTCGCTCCAGCCGGCGCAGTCCCGGGTCTCCACGGCCGCCGGCAGCCGACGCGCGCGGTCGGTGTAGCAATAGAGCTGGAACGGGCGGTCGCAGTGCCGGCCGAGCATCTCGTACATGCGGCTGACGTACTGGTCGCCCAGACCGTAGAAGTCACCCAGTGCGAGGCAGACGATGGGAAGCGTGGACACGGGTGCAGTCTAGCGGGAGGCTTGCAACGATTCCTGCCGCAGGCGCTGCAGGTCTTCGGGGCGGTAGGTGGCTGCGAGCTGGCGGTCGTTGCCGCCGCCCTGGACGTTGTGGCGGTTCAGCGCACTTTTCTGGGTGCCGCGGATCTCCACGAAATGCACCGCCTGTTCGCGGACCTGGCGCACGCGGTAGCCGTGGCGCAGCGCCTGCGCGTGCAGCCAGATGTCGTCGGCCGAGGGGCACAGGTCGACGAAGGCGTCGCCCGCCTCCTTGAGCACCTGCTGGAACGCCGGGGGATGGACCACGCCGGAGACGCCGGTGGCGAAGTGCAGGTGGCTGGGCTGGCTGCTGCTGCATTCGGGCCAGTCGTCGTACGGCGCGAAGCCGGTGTCGGTGAGGCGGATCCGCTTGGCGCGCAGGCAGTTGATCACGTCCGGATGCGCCGCGTAGGCCCGCATCAGCTCGGCCAGCCAGTACTTCGCGTAGATGACGTCGTCGTCGGCGGTGACCAGCGGACGGTCGAAGCCGCCGTGCCCCTGCACGTAAGGGTAGTACTTCTTGTGCGGCCCGTAGTTCCTGCAATAGCGGATCTCCAGCCCGCGCCTGGCGAGCCGCTGCAGGCTCACCGGCAGGCCGAGGTCCCGCTCGGCTTCGTCGATCCACAGGATCAGGCGCGAGGGCCGCAGGCGGCCGCGGCCGATCGATTCGATGGCCTTGTAGACGATGGGGATGCGCGGGCCGAAGGTGGTCAGCGAGACCACCGGCCCGGCGGGATCCAGCAGCGGGTCGTTGCACGTCAGGTTGCGGTGGAACATCCGCACCGAGCCGATGTGCGAAAGCAGCCTGTTTTTCTTGTGCAGGGCAAACGGGTTTCTCATCTTTTTCGAACGGATCGGTCCACCCGCTCCGTGTCCGGCGACTCAGGCAAACACGTCGCGCCACAGCGCGGCGACGGCGTCCTGCTGTTGCCGGAGGTAGTCGTCGAGCCGCTCCGACTCTTCGGGGCTGTAGGCGGCGGCCTGGACGACGTCCTGGGCGCGCAGGCCGAGCCGCAGCACGTCGGGCAGCCCGGTGACCTTGCGCCTGGCGATGTCCAGGCCCGCATCGGCCAGCACGTAGTCGATCTTGCCGGTGTTGGACGCGCGGTAGAGGAAGGGCACGCGGTTGTGCAGGCAATACATCACGGCGTGGAAGCGTCCGGTGATCACGACACCGGCCCGGCGGACGGTGTCGTGGAACGTGGCACGGGACTGGTGCCGCACCAGGTCGAGCAGCAGGCCGGGGCGGGGCTGCAGGCGGACCACGCTGCGCGCGAAGGCGCGTGCAGCGGCGCGCAACGGCAGGTTCTTGCGCGAGCCGAAGCGGAACTCCTTGACGCAGGCGTAGCGCGCGTTGAAGTGTTGCCCGATCTCGACGAGTGCCGCGGTGGCGTCTTCCAGCACCGAGTCGGTGATCACGATGTCCGTGGCCGAGGCCGGGCGTTCGATGCGGGGGAACGACTGCAGGCTGAGGTCGCCGACCACCCGAGTCGACACCTGCGGGCACTGCCGCGCGAAGGTCCGTTGCGCCTGGGACTCGCGGAAGCACAGCAGGTCGCAGCGGGCGAGCAGGTTGGCCGTCACCTGCGAATTCGCGTCGTAGCAGCTGTTGAGCAGCACGACGCGCTTGCCCCATTCCTTGGCGACCGCCGCGAAGTGCGCGAGGTTCTTGCACCCCCGGCTGTCACCGTGCATCGTGCCTTCACCGTTGATGAGGACGAGGTCGGCGCGCGCCAGCAGGCGTTCGTAGTCCCGGCCGGTGATCTCCGTGCTGACCGGGTGACTCGCCACCTCGGTGTAGCCGTGCCGCCGGGCGGCTTCGCGGATGGTGCGCATCACCGCGTCGCTGCCGACGTGCAGGTCCGGGGTGGTGTCATTGACGATGCAATAGGACTTCATGAGACGACGTGATGCCGGGGTCACCGCTCCAGGAAGACCAGCCGGCCTTCCCGTTCGAGCTGTTCGGCGTAGGCCCGCTCGGCGGACCAGGGGTGGCCTTTCCAGCCCTGGAAGCCGAACCCTGCCAGGGCGATCCGGTGTTCGGCCAGGCGCGGGTCGCGCACCATGTGCGCGAGGGCCATCCCCCCGGAGCTGGGCACCCACAGCGGCATGGCCCGGGCCAGTTCACGGTAGCCCGGCCGCGCGCGCACGTAGGCCCGTACCTCCTCGTAGACACGGGCCGGCATGGGCTGGCATGTCAGGCCGTGGCGGGCCAGCACGGCGGCCAGGGCGCGCGAACGGTCCACGCCGGTGCCGCGCTTGCCGCGCAGCAGGCAGTGCAGCTGGCGCCACAGCGACACGGGCGGATAGCTGAAGACGATTTCCTTCGCCCCGCAGGCGGCCAGCGTGCGGTGCAGCTCCTCGGAGCGGATGAAGCGCCGCGCGACGCCGCCGGTGTTGCACAGGTAGACCCGGTCCGTGCGCGTGCCGTACTCGGCGCCCCAGGCGGCGCAGGTGTTGATGCGCGCGACGAAGTCCGCCCGGTCGATGTCGTCAGACAGGTCCCGCCGCGCCGGGGCATTGCCGACCAGAACCGCCCACTTCATGGCATGTGCTCGCAGCAAGACGCCGGGGCGCGCCCGGGCGCGGGACGCGGGTGGCTGCAGCGTCGCCGGGCGGCCCGGCCGATGGCTCCGGAGGCACCGGTGGGAAATGCTTGCATGGATCGGCAGAGGAGGTCGGTGGTCCGCGATTGTGCCTGTTCCGTTCAGTGGACCAGCACGCCGGCGGCCCGGAACGCCGCGGCCATGTCGCGTCGCTCGCCGTTGGACTTGAAGCGCACCCGGTCCCAGCCGAACGCGGCGACGGTCGTGCCTTCGCCGTAGAGCTGCTTGGCGAACAGCAGGGCCGAGGAGCGCACCCCGGCGACGGCATCGAAGCGCTCGTGCGCAAGCCACAGCTCGAGCGGCTCGTCCAGCTCCAGCACCTCGTAGCCGGGGCGCCACAGCTCGCGCTGCGGGTCCTTGGGGTGGCCCTTGTAGCAGACCTGCTCGATTCCCTGCGCCTGCATCCAGCGCTCGATCTCGGTGCTGACGGCCTGCATCGCGGCGGTGTCGAGCAGGCCGGTGCCGGTGAGCGGCTGGCCGATCACCAGGCCGCGGCGCAGCCGCGGGGCGCCGGCGTCCGGCGCGGCGGCGGTGGCCAGCGGCGCGAGCGTGACCACCTTGTCGGCCGGGTACTCGTGCGGCAGGCCGGGCAGCACGTAGATGCGGTCGCAGAACGGCGCGTCCGAGCCGATGCGGTCGCCGGAGAAGGGCCAGTAGTCCAGCTCGGGGGCGGCCAGGCGGCGCAGCCGGCGCAGGTGCTGCGCGACGCGCTTGGCGGGCGAGAGCGGGTAGCGGCGCACGCTGATGATGCCGTCGGGCAGGATGCGCGCATGCATGGTGCGCGCACCGCAGGCGCGCGGCAGGGCGCGCAGGAAGTAGTTGATCGCCTCGGTGTCGAACACCGCGCTGTGCAGGTGCAGTTCGTCGCAGGGGCCGACCAGGTCGGCGACGAGGCGGATGTTGTCGCGCAGCCGCCGGTGACGGCCCAGCGGGCCGGGCAACGGGTCCCAGCGCGGCCAGGGCAGGTAGGCGCTCGCGTCCCAGTGGTCCGGGCGCACCACCGGTCCGACGCCCGGCTTGTACCAGAGCAGCACCTGGCGCGCGCCGGCCTCGAAGCGCGCGGCGATCTGCCGCGCAGCCAGGTACTGCAGCGGCGAGGCGACGAAGTAGACCGCGACGGTGCCCATGGACGCTTCAGCGCCGGCGCGTGGCGAGCACCTGCTCGTAGACGGCGCGGTTGCCGCGCACCATCGCGTCGATCGAGAACTCTTCCAGGGCCAGGGCGCGGCCGGCCTGGCCATAGGTGCGGCGCAGCGCTTCCGAGCCGAGCAGGGCGTTGACGCCCTGCGCCAGCGCCTCCGCGTCGCCGGGCGGCACCAGGATGCCGGTGCGGCCGTCGACGACGATCTCGGGGATGCCGCCGGCGCGCGCGGCCACCATCGGCACCCCGCAGGCGGCCGATTGCAGCAGCGCCACGCCCAGGCCTTCCATCAGCGCCGGGTGCACCACCACGTCGATGCAGGGCAACACCTTGTCCAGGTCCTTGCGGAAACCGGCCAGCGAGACGCTGTCGCCCAGCCCCCGCGCGGCGATCAGCTCGCGCACCGCCTGCTGCTCGGGGCCCTGGCCGAACAGCAGCACCCGGGTGCGCGGGTGTGCGGCGAGGATGGCCGGCATCGCGTCGAGCAGCGTGCGGTGTCCCTTGCGCGGGATGAACTGCGCGACCATGGCCAGCACCGGTGCGCCATCGGGGATGGCGAACTCGCGCTGGAACCAGGCGCGGTCGTGGCAGCCGGGGCGGTAGCGCTCGGTGTCGACCGAGCTGTGCACGCACACCACCTTGTCGGCCGGCACGCCGCAGGCCAGCAGCACCTCGCGGATGCCGTGCGAGATCGCGATCACGCGGTCGTAGAGGCGGTATTTCCAGCGCGCCCAGGCGCGCGGCTCGGGGTTGTCGACGCGCCGGCTCAGCACCACCGGCACGCCTTCGAGCCTGGCCGCCACCCCGCCCCAGACGTCGCTGCCGCGTCGGCTGTGCAGGTGCACGAGGTCGGGGCGTTCGGCGCGGATCAGCCGGCGCAGCCGCCCGACCAGGCCGACGTCGGCGTCGCCGCCCATCGGCAGCTCGTGCACGCGCGCCGCATGCGGGCGCGCGGCCTCGGCGATCGCGCTGCCTTGCGGGCAGGCGAGCACGTGCTCGTCGCCGGGCCGCTGCAGGCCGCGCAGCAGGAATGCCACCTGCAGCGCGCCGCCGTAGAGGTGCATGCCGGATTCGAGGTGCAGCACCTTCATGGCGCGTCCTCCATCAGCTGCAGCGCCTCGGCGAAGACCGCGTCCACCTCGTGACTGCGCATGCAGTCGAAGCGGCCACCGCAGGTCGGGTGGCGCCGGCAGGGCGAGCAGGGCAGCGCCTCGTACATCACCCGCGTCGGGGCCTGCGGCACCTGCAGGTACGGACGCGTCGAGCCGAACAGCGCCACGGTGGGCACGCGCATCGCGGAGCCGATGTGGGTCAGGCCGGTGTCGACGCCGACCAGCAGCGCCGCGCCCTGGATCGCTGCGGCGCTTTCGTCCAGGCGCAGCTCGCCGACCAGGCTGGCCGCGGGCGTGTCCGGATGGGCCAGGATCTCCTGCGCGGCGGCGCGGTCCGAGGGGCCGCCCAGCAGCACCGGCGTCAGGCCGCGCGCCTTCAGCCGTGCGGCGAGTGCTGCCCAGCGGTCCGGGAACCAGTGCTTCTGCGGGCGGGTCGTGAACGGGCACAGCGCCGCGTAGGGACCGGTGACGCCGGCGCGCGCCAGCGCGGCCTGCGCGGCCTGCCGGGCCGCGTCCGACGGCACCACGTCCATGTGGAAGGCACCGGCCGGCGCGCCCAGGTGCAGGGCGACCTGGCGGTACTCCGAGCCAATTTCCGGGCGCTCGACCGCGCGGGGTTCGAAGCGCTCGGTCACCAGCCACTGGCTGCCTTCGCGCGGGTGGATGCCGATGCGCCGCGGCGCGCCGGTCCACCAGGCGCACAGCCCGCTCTTGAGCAGGCCCTGGGCGTCGATGACCAGGTCGTAGCGGCCGGCACGCAGGCGCTGGCGGAACTCGCGCCAGGCGCGCCACAGCTCGGCGTGGCGCCGTTCCTGCCACAGGCGCCGCCAGGCGGGGCGGTCCCAGACCAGCAGTTCGTCGAGCCGCGGGTTGGCGCGCAGCAGGGGCGCGGCGGCCGGCTCGGTCAGCCAGGACAGCCGCGCGTCCGGGTAGGCGGCGCGCAGCGCCGGGATCAGCCCGGAGGCCATCGCGACGTCGCCGAGGGCCGACAGGCGGATCACGAGGATGGAGGCGGGCGTGCGGGTCATCGCGCACCTCCGCCCTGCAGGGCGCGGCGGTAGACCGCCTCGGTCGAGGTCACCATGTGTTCGAGCGTGAACTGCCCGGCGTACAGCTGGCGCGCCTGCCGGCCCAGCGCGTGCGCCCGGGCGGGCTCCCGGGCGAGGCGGGCCAGCGCGGCGGCGAGCGCCTGTGCGTTGCCGGGCGGGACGAGCACGCCGGTCTGGCCGTCGCGCACGATCTCGGCCACGCCGCCCACGTCGGTCGCGACGATGGGCAGCCCGGCGCAGGCGGCTTCCACCAGGGACAGCGGGAAGGCCTCGCGGTACGAGCTGGACGCGTAGGCATCGAAGGCGGGCAGCAGGCGCCGCACGTCGCCGCGGTAGCCGAGGAAGGTGACCTCGGCGCGGCCGCGCGCCGCTTCCTGCACGCCGCGGCCGTAGTCGGTGGCGGGGTCGCCCGCGAGGTACAGGCGCGCGCCGGGCACCTGGCCGATCGCCTCGACCAGCAGGTGCTGGCCCTTGTCCGGGATGAAGCGCCCGGCGTTGAAGACGGCGAACTCGTCCTCGCCGATGCCCAGCTCGCGCCGCAGCGCCGCGCGGTCGCCCCCGGGCTGGTCGGCCACGCCGTTGTGGATCACGGTGATGCGGCGTGCGTCGTAGCCGGCATCGACCAGCGTGCGGCGGACCGCTTCGGCCACCGCGATCAGCTCGCGGCAGTCCTGCATGTGCTTGCGTGCGGTGGTCGCGTGCGCGGTGCCGACCGCCGCGGCACGGCCGCAGGCCCAGCCGGCATAGCGCGCGCCGCGCAGCAGGTGGCCGTGGACGATGTCGGCACGCCAGCGCGCGACGAGGCGCCGCAGGCGCAACCACGACACCACGTCGTACATGCCGACCATGGCCAGGTGCTCATGGTCGATGCCGGCTTCGGCGCAGCGCCCGGCCAGCCACGAGTCCGACGGGCCGGCATACAGCACCTCGTGGCCGCGCTCGCGCAGGCCTTTCATCAGCGCGAGCGCGTGCTGCTCGGCGCCGCCGTAGCCGTGGCTGTGCAGCACCTGCACGATGCGCAGGGGGCGGGCGTCGCCGGTCGGGGCAGGGGTGCGGCTGTCCGGCCGCATGCGTTGCTGTTCAGGGCTCACGAATAGACGTTGCTGGTCGCGCCCGGCCGGCCGCCCTTGCGCTCGTGCTTCATGTGCAGCTTCCACAGGAAGCCGACCAGGTTGTCGCCGTAGGAGATGGCCTTGCGCGGCAGCTCGTAGGCGTTGTCGGCGGTGTTCGCCGCGCCGCGGATGCAGGTCAGGCCGGTGCGGTAGCCGGCTTCGGCGACCAGGTCGCGTGCACGCAGGTCATAGTCGCCGTAGGGGTAGCAGAAGTCGGGCACGGCCTCGCCCAGCACGTCTTCCAGCGCGGCCTTGCTGTCGAAGATCTCGCGCCGCATCTGCGCCGTCTCGAGTCGCGACAGGCGCGGGTGCGACAGCGTGTGCGAGCCGAACGAGACCCCTTCGGCGCGCAGCTGGCGGATGCGCGCCGCGTTCATCAGCGGCGGCTGGGCCATGCCTTCGCCCAGCCAGCGCGCCGGCTGGCCGAGCAGGTCGGTGACCAGGAACACGGTGGCGGGAAAGCCGTGCCGGCGCAGGATCGGCCAGGCGTGCTCGGCGAAGTTCTCGTAGCCGTCGTCGAAGGTCAGCACGACCGCGCGCGGCGGCAGCGGCTTGCCGTGGAACAGGCCCTGCCAGGCCTCCTCGAGGCTGATGACATGGTAGCCGGCGCGCTTGAGCCAGCCCATCTGCCAGGCGAAGCGGCCCACGTCGCAATAGACGGCACGGTGCGCCTTGGGGCGCGGGAAGCGCCCGACCTGGTGGTACATCAGGATCGAGACCGGCGGCTGGCCGGAAACGGGCGGTTGCATCATGGGCGTTCCTTCTGGATGCGCTCGACGATCGAGGTGGTCGACTTGCCCTCGACGAAGCGCAGCACCCGCACCTCGCCGCCGCGGGCCAGCACGCTCTCGTGGCCGGCGATCTGGTCGGTGCGGTAGTCGCCGCCCTTGACCAGCACGTCGGGCTGCACCGCCTCGATCAGCCGGGCGGGGGTGTCTTCGGAGAACGGCACGACCCAGTCGACGGCGGCCAGCGCGGCCAGCACCGTCATGCGGTCTTCCAGCGGCACGATCGGGCGCGTGGGGCCTTTGAGCCGGCGCACCGACGCGTCGTCGTTGACCGCGACGACCAGGCGGTGGCCGAGCGCACGCGCTTCGGCGAGGTAGCGCACGTGGCCGGCATGCAGCAGGTCGAAGCAGCCGTTGGTCATCACGATGCGCTCGCCGCGTTCGCGCGCCTGCTGCACGCGCTGCAGCAGCGTGGCCTCGTCGACCACGCCGTGGTCGTCGCGCCGGCCGTGCGGCTCGGCGGCCTGGGCCAGCTCGGCGCGCGAGACCGTCGCCGTGCCCAGCTTGCCGACCGCGATGCCGGCGGCGACGTTGGCCAGGCGCGCGGCAGCCTCCCAGCTCGCGCCGGCGGCGCGCGCCGCGGCGAGCACGGCGACCACGGTGTCGCCCGCGCCGGTCACGTCATAGACCTCCTGTGCCTGCGCCGGGATGTGCACCGGTTCGCGGCCGCGCTCGAGCAGGGTCATGCCCTTCTCGCTGCGCGTGACCAGCAGGGCCTCCCAGCCCAGGCGCTGCACCAGCTCCAGCCCCTTGGCGACCAGTTCCTCGTCGCTGGCGCAGGGGCCGACGGCGCGTTCGAACTCGGCGCGGTTGGGCGTGAGGATGCTGGCGCCGCGGTAGACCGACAGGTCGGCCTGCTTCGGGTCCACCACCACCGGCTTGCCGGCGCGGCGCGCGGCCTCGATCAGCGCCGCGACCTGGGCCAGCGCGCCCTTGCCGTAGTCCGACAGCACGACCGCATCGGCCTCGGCCAGGCGCGGCGCGAGCTGCGCCGGCGTCAGCGCGGCGGCGGGGCTGGGCGGGTCCTCGAAGTCCAGCCGGATCATCTGCTGGTGGTGGCTCAGCACGCGCAGCTTGGTGACGGTGCGCAGCGAGGCGTGGCGCTCGAAGGCGCACTCGACGCCGTGGCGGGCGAGCAGCTCGGCAAGGATCTGCGCCGGCTCGTCCTCGCCGACCGGGCCGAGCAGCGACACCCGCGCGCCCAGCGCGGCCAGCCCCAGCGCCACGTTGGCGGCCCCGCCGGCGCGGTGGTCGGCGGTGCGCACGTTGACCACCGGCACCGGCGCCTCGGGCGAGATGCGCGAGGTGCTGCCCGACCAGTAGCGGTCGAGCATCACGTCGCCGGCCACGAGCAGGCGCAGCTGCGAGAAGTCGGGAAGGCGCATGGGGGGTTATTCCGCGTTGGCGAACTGCAGGCGGTGCAGCCGGGCGTAGATGCCGTCCTGGT is a window from the Caldimonas thermodepolymerans genome containing:
- the prfB gene encoding peptide chain release factor 2 (programmed frameshift); the encoded protein is MDAERINALGAQLEDLTRRTAELRRYLDWENKSHRLSEVNAALEDPAVWNDPKHAQDLGREKKSLEAVVLTISRLESELKDNTELYEMSREEGDEASLEAIEAEVQQLTAEVEQLEFRRMFSNPADPNNCFIDIQAGAGGTEACDWAAMLLRQYLRYCERKGFKAEVMEESEGDVAGIKSATIKVEGEYAYGYLRSETGVHRLVRKSPFDSSGGRHTSFASVFVYPEVDDSIEIEINPADVRTDTFRASGAGGQHINKTDSAVRLTHIPTGIVVQCQNDRSQHRNREEAWQMLRSRLYEHELRKRMAEQQKLEDSKTDVGWGHQIRSYVLDQSRIKDLRTNVEISNTQKVLDGDLDAFIEAALKQGI
- a CDS encoding alpha/beta fold hydrolase — encoded protein: MTPFEPYVPLCPSTSQTVPVRGLRYHVRRWGDPALACAERPPLVMLHGWMDVGASFQFVVDALAAPRHVVAPDWRGFGLTEAPGTDTYWFADYLADLDALLDQLAPGQPVDLLGHSMGGNVAMLYAGIRPERIRRLVNLEGFGMPGNTPDEAPSRYRRWLDELKVPQRLRSYDSPQAVAERLCRNNPLLRPDRAAWLAQHWARRDEASGQWVILGDPAHKRVNPVLYRKEEVLACWQRIGAPVLWVEGDRTDVARWWGDRYPRTEFEARLAVVPRVERHVLSPAGHMLHHDQPEALARRIEAFLDAPGD
- a CDS encoding polysaccharide pyruvyl transferase family protein — its product is MKSYCIVNDTTPDLHVGSDAVMRTIREAARRHGYTEVASHPVSTEITGRDYERLLARADLVLINGEGTMHGDSRGCKNLAHFAAVAKEWGKRVVLLNSCYDANSQVTANLLARCDLLCFRESQAQRTFARQCPQVSTRVVGDLSLQSFPRIERPASATDIVITDSVLEDATAALVEIGQHFNARYACVKEFRFGSRKNLPLRAAARAFARSVVRLQPRPGLLLDLVRHQSRATFHDTVRRAGVVITGRFHAVMYCLHNRVPFLYRASNTGKIDYVLADAGLDIARRKVTGLPDVLRLGLRAQDVVQAAAYSPEESERLDDYLRQQQDAVAALWRDVFA
- a CDS encoding polysialyltransferase family glycosyltransferase; its protein translation is MGTVAVYFVASPLQYLAARQIAARFEAGARQVLLWYKPGVGPVVRPDHWDASAYLPWPRWDPLPGPLGRHRRLRDNIRLVADLVGPCDELHLHSAVFDTEAINYFLRALPRACGARTMHARILPDGIISVRRYPLSPAKRVAQHLRRLRRLAAPELDYWPFSGDRIGSDAPFCDRIYVLPGLPHEYPADKVVTLAPLATAAAPDAGAPRLRRGLVIGQPLTGTGLLDTAAMQAVSTEIERWMQAQGIEQVCYKGHPKDPQRELWRPGYEVLELDEPLELWLAHERFDAVAGVRSSALLFAKQLYGEGTTVAAFGWDRVRFKSNGERRDMAAAFRAAGVLVH
- a CDS encoding glycosyltransferase, with protein sequence MKVLHLESGMHLYGGALQVAFLLRGLQRPGDEHVLACPQGSAIAEAARPHAARVHELPMGGDADVGLVGRLRRLIRAERPDLVHLHSRRGSDVWGGVAARLEGVPVVLSRRVDNPEPRAWARWKYRLYDRVIAISHGIREVLLACGVPADKVVCVHSSVDTERYRPGCHDRAWFQREFAIPDGAPVLAMVAQFIPRKGHRTLLDAMPAILAAHPRTRVLLFGQGPEQQAVRELIAARGLGDSVSLAGFRKDLDKVLPCIDVVVHPALMEGLGVALLQSAACGVPMVAARAGGIPEIVVDGRTGILVPPGDAEALAQGVNALLGSEALRRTYGQAGRALALEEFSIDAMVRGNRAVYEQVLATRRR
- a CDS encoding glycosyltransferase family 9 protein: MTRTPASILVIRLSALGDVAMASGLIPALRAAYPDARLSWLTEPAAAPLLRANPRLDELLVWDRPAWRRLWQERRHAELWRAWREFRQRLRAGRYDLVIDAQGLLKSGLCAWWTGAPRRIGIHPREGSQWLVTERFEPRAVERPEIGSEYRQVALHLGAPAGAFHMDVVPSDAARQAAQAALARAGVTGPYAALCPFTTRPQKHWFPDRWAALAARLKARGLTPVLLGGPSDRAAAQEILAHPDTPAASLVGELRLDESAAAIQGAALLVGVDTGLTHIGSAMRVPTVALFGSTRPYLQVPQAPTRVMYEALPCSPCRRHPTCGGRFDCMRSHEVDAVFAEALQLMEDAP